A genome region from Deinococcus sp. KNUC1210 includes the following:
- a CDS encoding iron-sulfur cluster assembly accessory protein codes for MTQLVDSPNTPPLAQPLSISENGAKRALDAIAGSGKENAGVRLFVKSGGCSGYQYGMAIDDRELEGDTVVYDRGVRLVVDPMSLPLVMGAEIDFIENMMGGGFTVNNPNATSGCGCGHSFRTDGSAAQDGEGSGGCASH; via the coding sequence ATGACCCAGCTCGTAGATTCCCCCAACACGCCGCCCCTGGCACAGCCTCTGTCGATCAGCGAGAACGGTGCGAAGCGTGCCCTCGACGCCATCGCCGGAAGCGGCAAGGAGAACGCGGGTGTGCGCCTGTTCGTCAAGAGCGGCGGGTGCAGCGGCTACCAGTACGGCATGGCCATCGATGACCGCGAACTCGAAGGCGACACCGTGGTGTACGACCGGGGCGTTCGCCTGGTGGTCGATCCCATGAGCCTGCCACTGGTGATGGGAGCCGAAATCGACTTCATCGAGAACATGATGGGCGGCGGCTTTACCGTCAACAACCCCAACGCCACCAGCGGCTGCGGTTGCGGTCACAGCTTCCGTACCGACGGCTCGGCAGCCCAGGACGGCGAGGGCTCCGGCGGCTGCGCCAGCCACTAA
- a CDS encoding SDR family oxidoreductase has protein sequence MANLSGTTIMLTGAGGALASAVAQELVDAGAELILVGRGDSLKRAEDRLPATEVLDLDLTDPACIDILRKHKVDALVHTVGGFAMQDAHKATPDDLAQMMSLNMTTLFHCVQGVLPHMLRQKEGMIVGISAGQAARMSGKGAALYTASKAAVAAYLLSLNDELSAKGVHSCVVYPMGALDTPANRESGVSWERAIDPRGVAQSIAHALTRPARAHVTELKIYPEV, from the coding sequence ATGGCGAACTTGAGCGGAACCACCATCATGCTGACAGGTGCAGGCGGCGCACTGGCGAGTGCTGTAGCGCAGGAACTCGTGGACGCGGGCGCAGAGCTGATTCTGGTGGGGCGGGGTGACAGCCTGAAACGCGCTGAAGACCGGTTGCCTGCCACCGAAGTCCTCGACCTCGACCTGACCGACCCCGCCTGCATCGACATCCTCCGCAAACACAAGGTCGATGCACTGGTGCATACCGTGGGCGGCTTTGCCATGCAGGACGCGCACAAGGCCACCCCAGACGACCTGGCTCAGATGATGTCGCTGAACATGACCACGCTGTTTCACTGCGTGCAGGGCGTGTTGCCGCATATGCTTCGCCAGAAGGAAGGCATGATCGTGGGCATCAGCGCGGGGCAGGCCGCCCGCATGTCGGGCAAGGGCGCAGCGCTGTATACCGCCAGCAAAGCCGCCGTCGCCGCCTACCTGCTGAGCCTGAACGACGAACTGAGCGCCAAGGGCGTGCATTCCTGCGTGGTGTACCCGATGGGCGCACTCGACACGCCCGCCAACCGCGAAAGCGGCGTGAGCTGGGAACGCGCCATCGACCCGCGCGGCGTCGCCCAGAGCATCGCCCACGCCCTGACAAGACCCGCCCGCGCGCACGTCACAGAGCTGAAAATCTATCCGGAAGTGTAA
- a CDS encoding VOC family protein: protein MLRIGSVVWGVRDVARATEFWSQALNYRPREEPSDDWVVLVPVEGTGVQLALKQVSSEAENHRRHHLDLYTADQRAEVERLLSLGAVRVDWRYEPDADYVVLADLDGNRFCVVQKDSSVQPR, encoded by the coding sequence ATGCTGAGAATCGGTTCGGTGGTGTGGGGTGTCCGCGACGTGGCGCGGGCGACCGAGTTCTGGTCACAGGCGCTGAACTATCGCCCCCGCGAGGAACCCTCTGACGACTGGGTGGTGCTCGTTCCGGTGGAGGGCACAGGGGTACAACTGGCGCTCAAGCAGGTATCGTCGGAGGCAGAGAATCACCGCCGCCACCATCTCGACCTGTACACCGCCGATCAGCGTGCGGAGGTCGAGCGCCTGCTGAGTCTGGGAGCCGTGCGGGTGGACTGGCGCTACGAACCCGACGCCGATTACGTGGTGCTGGCCGATCTGGACGGCAACCGCTTCTGCGTGGTTCAGAAGGACAGTTCCGTACAGCCGCGTTGA
- a CDS encoding sigma-70 region 4 domain-containing protein: MSKIRKSSQQEVVAAHMQGFLHYEIAGLLGISVSTVKRRLSGLNLTSNHRSNRLGKEGEALMAATLRSKGVAVETMPNGHPFDLLVAGWRVDVKTTGTLLDDGGFKFWLPNVRPSFRAAYRYPKNYQRDTDFIVLTFLQGGDLLYTYVVPAQFWKPSIRIHPASLFEPLREYRDAWALLEARPAAA, translated from the coding sequence ATGTCAAAGATTCGGAAAAGCAGTCAGCAGGAAGTCGTCGCCGCCCACATGCAGGGCTTTCTTCACTATGAAATCGCTGGGCTTCTCGGCATCAGCGTGTCCACCGTCAAGCGCCGACTTTCGGGGCTGAATCTGACAAGCAACCACCGCTCCAACCGGCTGGGCAAAGAAGGCGAGGCCTTGATGGCTGCGACCCTGCGCTCGAAGGGGGTTGCGGTTGAGACCATGCCCAACGGCCACCCCTTTGACCTGCTGGTGGCCGGTTGGCGGGTGGATGTCAAAACGACCGGAACGCTGCTGGACGACGGCGGCTTCAAATTCTGGCTTCCGAATGTCCGTCCATCATTTCGGGCCGCGTATCGGTATCCCAAGAATTACCAGCGGGACACGGATTTCATCGTCCTGACCTTCCTCCAGGGCGGCGACCTGCTCTATACCTACGTCGTTCCCGCACAGTTTTGGAAGCCGAGTATCAGGATTCATCCCGCTTCGCTGTTCGAGCCGTTGCGCGAGTACCGCGACGCCTGGGCGCTGCTGGAGGCTCGTCCGGCTGCGGCGTGA
- a CDS encoding Xaa-Pro peptidase family protein: MQQALDRIQQAIVDSGDASLDGWLIYDFRGLNPHARVLLNLRDALLSRRYFMWVPRQGTPTLIHHRIEGGTWHSMGAGAALNFLPYSAHTELDAHLKTLLHGKRGALEYSPNGAVPYVSMVDAGTMERLRAAGFDPVTSADLLQGFQVWDEEDLAAHRRAVQVLMDAKDAAFRLIHERLKAGQPVTELDAQAVIMEQIAAAGMEAGHPVNVSFGANAADSHYEPSAEQHATLQPGQCVLIDLWAQEPGRPFGDVTWVGYAGQPTQEYLHAWDAVAAARDEGIRMLHQSPGTLEGWEVDRAARTLIDNAGLGEFFVHRLGHNLGVQIHGSGANLDDLETHDTRRVLPGQAVTVEPGVYPMQRGYGIRSEVNLLMTPEGPLLTTPVQAAPFILGEGEWEAVRAAGLGEGGS; the protein is encoded by the coding sequence ATGCAGCAGGCACTGGACCGCATCCAGCAGGCGATCGTGGACAGCGGTGACGCCTCTCTCGACGGCTGGCTGATCTACGACTTCCGGGGCCTGAACCCGCATGCCCGCGTGCTGCTGAACCTGCGAGACGCCCTGCTGTCGCGGCGCTATTTCATGTGGGTGCCGCGCCAGGGAACACCGACGCTGATTCATCACCGCATCGAGGGCGGCACGTGGCACAGCATGGGCGCTGGAGCCGCCCTGAACTTTCTGCCGTACAGCGCCCACACCGAACTCGACGCGCACCTGAAGACGCTGCTGCACGGCAAGCGCGGCGCACTGGAATACAGCCCGAATGGAGCTGTGCCCTACGTGAGCATGGTGGATGCCGGAACGATGGAGCGGCTGCGGGCAGCAGGCTTCGATCCGGTGACGAGCGCCGATCTGCTCCAGGGCTTTCAGGTCTGGGACGAGGAAGACCTCGCCGCCCACCGCCGCGCCGTGCAGGTGCTGATGGACGCCAAAGACGCCGCCTTCCGCCTGATTCACGAGCGCCTGAAGGCCGGGCAGCCCGTGACCGAACTGGACGCGCAGGCGGTCATCATGGAGCAGATCGCCGCCGCTGGTATGGAAGCGGGCCACCCGGTCAACGTGAGTTTTGGGGCCAATGCAGCCGACTCGCATTACGAGCCGAGCGCCGAGCAGCACGCCACCCTGCAGCCGGGGCAGTGCGTCCTGATCGACCTGTGGGCGCAGGAGCCGGGCCGTCCGTTTGGCGACGTGACCTGGGTAGGCTACGCGGGCCAGCCCACCCAGGAATATCTGCACGCCTGGGACGCGGTGGCCGCCGCCCGTGACGAGGGAATACGGATGCTGCATCAGTCTCCCGGCACGCTGGAAGGCTGGGAGGTGGACCGCGCCGCCCGCACCCTCATCGACAATGCCGGGCTGGGCGAGTTCTTCGTGCACCGACTGGGGCACAATCTGGGCGTGCAGATTCACGGCTCGGGAGCCAACCTCGACGACCTCGAAACGCATGACACCCGCCGCGTGCTGCCCGGACAGGCCGTGACCGTCGAACCGGGCGTGTACCCCATGCAGCGCGGCTACGGCATCCGCAGCGAGGTCAATCTGCTGATGACTCCAGAAGGCCCCCTGCTGACCACCCCGGTGCAGGCCGCGCCCTTCATCCTGGGCGAGGGGGAGTGGGAAGCCGTGCGGGCAGCAGGCCTGGGAGAAGGCGGCTCGTAA
- a CDS encoding PadR family transcriptional regulator: MNFEADAFQRGDPRQFAHRGGPRSPFDGEDPRTARLRGGMRSPRAKTGNLRLSVLALLSEEARNGYQMIQEISERSGGLWQPSPGSMYPALSQLEDEGLIAVQAQDGKKAYVLTEAGQQYVAAHPDEMKAPWDSKEGGHGGHVELRQGLHALMGAAMQIAKEGNEAQLTQAQSVLKEARKALYRLLAEDDASNG, encoded by the coding sequence ATGAACTTTGAAGCCGACGCCTTCCAGCGTGGCGATCCCCGCCAGTTTGCCCACCGTGGCGGCCCGCGCAGCCCCTTCGACGGCGAAGACCCGCGTACAGCCCGTCTGCGCGGCGGCATGCGTAGCCCCCGCGCCAAGACCGGCAATCTGCGCCTGTCGGTGCTGGCCCTGCTCAGCGAGGAAGCCCGCAACGGCTACCAGATGATTCAGGAGATTTCCGAGCGCAGCGGCGGCCTGTGGCAGCCCAGCCCCGGCAGCATGTACCCGGCGCTGTCGCAGCTCGAAGACGAAGGGCTGATCGCGGTGCAGGCGCAGGACGGCAAGAAGGCGTATGTGCTGACCGAAGCGGGCCAGCAGTACGTAGCGGCCCACCCTGACGAGATGAAAGCCCCCTGGGACAGCAAAGAGGGCGGGCACGGCGGCCACGTCGAGCTGCGGCAGGGGCTGCATGCCCTGATGGGCGCGGCGATGCAGATTGCCAAAGAGGGCAACGAGGCCCAGCTCACTCAGGCTCAGTCGGTGCTGAAAGAGGCCCGCAAGGCGCTGTATCGCCTGCTCGCCGAAGACGACGCCAGCAACGGCTGA
- a CDS encoding MFS transporter: MTQTPTQNPNYKWMALSVTSIGALMASMNSGTLIIALPTLLRDLHSSLLSIIWVLLAYSVTQTVFVLNGGRLSDMYGRKRLYVLGFSVFTVASLLAGFTHSVNLLIALRALQGVGGAFMAANSSAIVADAFPKSQLGVAIGTNQMMIAVGSILGPIVGGWLTSLGWQWVFWFNVPIGIVGTLWAVTTLRDTAPRDAKDPVDLWGNATYAAGFALLMIGLSIGGIDSWAGVTKYIVVGLLFLVAFLFIERRVKAPMLDLRLFRDASFTLNNAQVFLNSIVRMALTFLFVFYFQGAKGVDAVVAGVMLVPVALGLLLASPIAGRMADRAHPRRLIQAGLTLTTVAMLGFALLLNLSTPYWLVAILMFAAGIGSGLFNSPNSSLIMGSVAADRRGVAAGVRTLLMSVGSVIAIIFTLSVVVARVPREVMLKVFSGLASNLPPSTLDPFISGLKEAFWLLALLSAASVVLAALTPRTRSIPASGGQMVSASDD, encoded by the coding sequence ATGACCCAGACACCGACTCAAAATCCCAACTACAAATGGATGGCCCTGAGCGTCACCAGCATCGGTGCCCTGATGGCGAGCATGAACTCGGGCACGCTCATCATCGCGCTCCCCACGCTGCTGCGTGACCTGCACAGTTCTCTGCTGTCGATCATCTGGGTGCTGCTGGCCTACAGCGTCACCCAGACGGTCTTTGTGCTGAACGGTGGCCGCCTGTCCGACATGTACGGGCGCAAACGGCTGTATGTGCTGGGCTTCAGCGTGTTTACCGTCGCGTCGCTGCTGGCGGGCTTTACCCACAGCGTCAATCTGCTGATTGCGCTGCGGGCGTTGCAGGGCGTGGGCGGCGCATTCATGGCGGCCAATTCCAGCGCCATCGTCGCTGACGCCTTTCCCAAGTCTCAGCTGGGCGTGGCAATCGGCACCAACCAGATGATGATCGCGGTGGGCAGCATCCTGGGGCCCATCGTGGGCGGCTGGCTCACCTCGCTGGGCTGGCAGTGGGTGTTCTGGTTCAATGTGCCCATCGGCATCGTCGGAACGCTGTGGGCCGTGACGACCCTGCGCGACACCGCTCCCCGCGACGCCAAGGACCCGGTGGACCTGTGGGGCAATGCCACCTACGCGGCGGGGTTCGCCCTGCTGATGATCGGCCTGAGCATCGGCGGCATCGACTCGTGGGCAGGCGTGACCAAGTACATCGTGGTGGGCCTGCTGTTCCTGGTGGCCTTCCTGTTCATCGAGCGCCGCGTGAAGGCCCCGATGCTCGACCTGCGGCTGTTCCGCGACGCCAGCTTCACGCTGAACAACGCTCAGGTTTTCCTGAACTCGATTGTTCGTATGGCGCTCACCTTCCTGTTCGTGTTCTATTTTCAGGGTGCAAAGGGCGTGGATGCGGTGGTCGCGGGCGTGATGCTCGTGCCGGTGGCACTGGGCCTGCTGCTCGCCTCGCCCATCGCGGGCCGCATGGCTGACCGCGCCCACCCGCGCCGACTGATTCAGGCGGGTCTGACGCTCACCACTGTTGCCATGCTCGGCTTCGCCCTGCTGCTGAACCTGAGCACGCCCTACTGGCTGGTCGCCATCCTGATGTTCGCGGCGGGTATCGGCAGCGGCCTGTTCAACTCGCCCAATTCCTCCCTCATCATGGGCAGCGTGGCCGCAGATCGGCGCGGCGTGGCAGCCGGTGTACGCACCCTGCTGATGAGTGTCGGCAGCGTCATCGCCATCATCTTCACGCTCAGCGTGGTGGTGGCCCGCGTGCCCCGCGAGGTGATGCTCAAGGTCTTCTCGGGGCTGGCCTCCAACCTGCCGCCCAGCACGCTCGATCCGTTTATTTCTGGGCTGAAGGAAGCGTTCTGGCTGCTGGCCCTGCTGAGTGCCGCCAGTGTCGTGCTGGCCGCCCTGACGCCGCGCACCCGCAGCATCCCCGCTTCCGGTGGGCAGATGGTCAGTGCGAGCGACGACTGA
- a CDS encoding MarR family winged helix-turn-helix transcriptional regulator, with amino-acid sequence MPQDRPPQTAAWIALDRVHSLMSRQLQNRMTEYDVTRPQYSVLRLLLESGPQTANALSSSMGVTPGNLTGVIDRLEAGGYLARQRDPSDRRCIHLSLTPAGEHKAREIIPGIRGTVAGFFAALDPRQLTDFLSSLQALEAALDTEDGQDTPSRQQTPEVAAS; translated from the coding sequence ATGCCCCAGGACCGCCCCCCACAGACCGCCGCCTGGATTGCCCTCGACAGGGTTCATAGCCTGATGTCGCGGCAACTCCAGAACCGAATGACCGAATACGACGTCACGCGCCCGCAGTACAGCGTGCTGAGACTGTTGCTGGAAAGTGGGCCGCAGACCGCCAATGCCCTGAGCAGCAGCATGGGTGTCACGCCCGGCAATCTGACCGGTGTGATCGATCGCCTGGAAGCGGGCGGCTATCTGGCCCGGCAGCGCGACCCCTCGGACCGACGCTGCATCCACCTGTCGCTGACACCGGCAGGCGAACACAAGGCCCGCGAGATCATTCCCGGCATTCGCGGCACCGTGGCCGGGTTCTTCGCGGCGCTGGACCCACGTCAGCTCACCGATTTCCTGAGCAGTCTTCAGGCGCTCGAAGCGGCGCTGGATACCGAGGACGGTCAGGACACACCTTCCAGACAGCAGACCCCCGAGGTGGCCGCATCATGA
- a CDS encoding tyrosine-type recombinase/integrase: MHLTELWERHRQHLTLRRRSSYTLTYYTATYRALWAYFDAQDDVPEAKELTVVQLRQFMFHLQERGLAEGGIDAHFRALRGVFGWAFKEELLSQDPTRRLERPSKPQRLQATLTPDEYRRMLEVAKKSDHKLRDIAVVVTLFDTGLRLAEIAGLQVPDVRLTDGHLRVIGKGNKERIVPLGLRSTEAIDRWLRKARKPRHASVQELFLNRSGSPLTRSGFSQLLADMAVRAEVPRAQAAPHAFRRAFALNYLRNGGDVFSLQHVLGHTSLEMTRKYVNLLPEDLKAAHVRVSPADQMPTQRAGGQR; encoded by the coding sequence ATGCACCTCACTGAACTCTGGGAACGGCATCGTCAGCACCTCACACTCCGTCGGCGCAGCAGCTACACCCTCACCTACTACACGGCCACCTACCGAGCACTTTGGGCCTACTTCGACGCCCAGGATGACGTGCCGGAGGCCAAGGAGTTGACAGTGGTTCAGCTTCGGCAGTTCATGTTCCATCTTCAGGAGCGTGGCCTGGCCGAAGGAGGCATCGATGCCCATTTCCGGGCCCTGCGCGGCGTGTTCGGATGGGCGTTCAAGGAAGAGCTGCTGTCCCAGGACCCGACCCGCCGCCTGGAGCGGCCCAGCAAACCCCAGCGGCTCCAGGCCACCCTGACGCCAGATGAATACCGCCGGATGCTGGAGGTCGCCAAGAAGAGCGACCACAAGCTGCGGGACATCGCCGTGGTGGTGACGCTGTTCGACACCGGCCTGCGGCTGGCTGAAATCGCCGGATTGCAGGTGCCGGATGTCCGGCTGACGGACGGACACCTGCGGGTCATCGGGAAGGGGAATAAGGAGCGCATCGTGCCGCTGGGTCTTCGGTCAACCGAAGCGATAGACCGCTGGCTCCGCAAGGCCCGCAAGCCCCGCCACGCTTCTGTCCAGGAGCTGTTCCTGAACCGGAGCGGCAGTCCGCTCACGCGCTCCGGGTTTTCGCAGCTTCTAGCTGATATGGCTGTCCGTGCCGAAGTGCCCAGAGCGCAGGCAGCACCACACGCCTTTCGCCGGGCCTTCGCGCTCAACTACCTGCGGAACGGTGGGGACGTGTTCAGCCTTCAGCACGTGCTGGGACACACCAGCCTGGAAATGACGCGCAAGTACGTCAACCTGCTGCCGGAAGACCTCAAGGCGGCCCACGTGCGCGTGTCGCCCGCAGACCAGATGCCCACCCAGCGTGCCGGAGGCCAGCGATGA
- a CDS encoding peptide ABC transporter substrate-binding protein gives MKSTKTWLALSLLLLGAAQAGPANNSLVVGTSQEPPNIYDPWATNNLAISSEINGFMAASLISKDNEGDLYADIATTVPTLANGGYKLTKNAAGDVTSNSVTYSIRKDAKWSDGSAITPKDFQFWLKVEQDDRVPVPSRDPWDKAKITVNDADTFTITFNPPYLFADQVSPGLAPSASMAGAWNSFDSATAKLDSKTSGKAINDAWVKFISSFTTANNLPKVVSGAFKPTQWRSGNSLTMVRNANYWRTPKGGTDKYVQTVQYRFIPNTNTLKVNVLSGQIDTLSAVGVTFDQGLDLQRSQRDRYKTYFVPSATWEHIDINGFSNVQKVKDLDLDDKRVRQALLYSIDRAALTKALFQGKQQVSNTFVNPIAKLYKKDAKAYDFDPAKAKALFADAGWKPGADGILAKNGKKFSLNFTTTAGNATRERVQQILQAQWKAVGVDVNIQNYPSSVVFAQDFIGGGSNGKWDMLMYAWTADPSLEKGNLFSSTQIPTAGNGFAGQNEPGWKNAEYDKLWNQANTEFDLSARVKLFDRMQSIWADEVPSLPLYFRVNVYTKVPNLMNYTFSAYSLYPSWDAYEIGWSSKGAAEVNTQK, from the coding sequence ATGAAGTCGACAAAAACCTGGCTGGCTCTTTCCCTCCTTCTGCTCGGTGCGGCGCAGGCTGGCCCTGCCAACAACAGTCTGGTCGTGGGCACGTCGCAGGAGCCGCCGAACATCTACGATCCCTGGGCCACCAACAATCTGGCGATTTCCAGCGAGATCAACGGCTTTATGGCAGCCTCGCTCATCTCCAAGGACAACGAAGGCGACCTGTACGCCGATATCGCCACCACCGTTCCCACGCTCGCCAACGGCGGCTACAAGCTGACCAAGAACGCGGCGGGCGACGTGACCAGCAACAGCGTGACCTACAGCATCCGCAAGGATGCCAAGTGGAGCGACGGCAGCGCCATCACGCCCAAGGACTTCCAGTTCTGGCTGAAGGTCGAGCAGGACGACCGCGTGCCTGTACCCAGCCGCGACCCCTGGGACAAGGCCAAGATCACCGTCAACGACGCCGATACCTTCACCATCACCTTCAATCCGCCGTACCTGTTCGCCGATCAGGTCTCGCCGGGCCTGGCTCCGTCGGCCTCGATGGCGGGCGCCTGGAATTCCTTTGACAGCGCCACCGCCAAGCTGGATTCCAAGACCAGCGGCAAGGCCATCAACGATGCCTGGGTCAAGTTCATCTCGTCGTTTACCACGGCCAACAATCTGCCCAAGGTGGTGTCGGGCGCGTTCAAGCCGACGCAGTGGCGCAGCGGCAACAGCCTGACGATGGTCCGCAACGCCAACTACTGGCGCACCCCCAAGGGCGGCACCGACAAGTACGTGCAGACGGTGCAGTACCGCTTCATCCCCAACACCAACACCCTGAAGGTGAACGTGCTGTCGGGCCAGATCGACACCCTCTCGGCGGTGGGCGTGACCTTCGACCAGGGCCTCGACCTCCAGCGCAGCCAGCGCGACCGGTACAAGACCTACTTCGTGCCGAGCGCGACCTGGGAGCACATCGACATCAACGGCTTCAGCAACGTCCAGAAGGTCAAAGACCTCGACCTGGACGACAAGCGCGTGCGCCAGGCGCTGCTGTACAGCATCGACCGTGCCGCGCTCACCAAGGCGCTGTTCCAGGGCAAGCAGCAGGTCAGCAATACCTTCGTGAACCCGATTGCCAAGCTGTACAAGAAAGACGCCAAGGCCTACGACTTCGACCCCGCCAAGGCCAAGGCGCTGTTTGCCGACGCAGGCTGGAAGCCCGGAGCCGACGGCATTCTCGCCAAGAACGGCAAGAAGTTCAGCCTGAATTTCACCACCACCGCCGGAAACGCCACCCGCGAGCGCGTGCAGCAGATTCTGCAGGCGCAGTGGAAGGCCGTGGGTGTGGACGTGAACATCCAGAACTACCCGAGCAGCGTGGTGTTCGCCCAGGACTTCATCGGTGGCGGCAGCAACGGCAAATGGGACATGCTGATGTACGCCTGGACGGCAGACCCCAGCCTGGAGAAGGGCAACCTGTTCTCCAGCACCCAGATTCCCACCGCCGGAAACGGCTTTGCCGGACAGAACGAGCCGGGCTGGAAGAACGCCGAGTACGACAAGCTGTGGAATCAGGCGAACACCGAGTTCGACCTCTCGGCCCGCGTGAAGTTGTTCGACCGCATGCAGAGCATCTGGGCCGACGAAGTGCCGAGCCTGCCGCTGTACTTCCGCGTGAACGTGTACACCAAGGTGCCGAACCTGATGAACTACACCTTCAGCGCCTACAGCCTGTACCCGAGCTGGGATGCCTACGAGATCGGCTGGAGCAGCAAGGGCGCTGCCGAGGTCAATACCCAGAAGTAA
- a CDS encoding methylglyoxal synthase, giving the protein MTDLSPLQQRPSQQRQVALIAHDKKKLELALFALSHKEVLRQFHLVATGTTGGILQKQTGLPVERVLSGPLGGDQQIGARIATEQVLAVFFFRDPLTSQPHEPDVSALVRLCDVHDIPLATNPASASALMLWLAQQTERQELDAALD; this is encoded by the coding sequence ATGACCGACCTCTCCCCCTTGCAGCAGCGGCCCTCTCAGCAGCGGCAGGTGGCGCTGATCGCCCACGACAAGAAAAAACTGGAACTGGCGCTGTTCGCGCTGAGCCACAAGGAAGTGCTGCGGCAGTTTCATCTGGTCGCCACCGGCACCACCGGGGGGATTCTTCAGAAACAGACCGGGCTGCCGGTCGAGCGCGTGCTGAGCGGACCGCTGGGCGGCGACCAGCAGATCGGAGCCAGAATCGCCACCGAGCAGGTGCTGGCGGTGTTTTTCTTCCGCGATCCGCTGACCTCGCAGCCGCACGAACCCGATGTGAGCGCCCTGGTGCGGCTGTGCGACGTCCACGATATTCCGCTGGCAACCAACCCCGCCAGCGCCTCGGCCCTGATGCTGTGGCTGGCCCAGCAGACCGAACGGCAGGAGCTGGATGCCGCCCTCGACTGA
- a CDS encoding cyclodeaminase/cyclohydrolase family protein has translation MPPSTDDPARSLWDSSARELLQRTASADPTPGGGSVAAISGAFGLALVTMALAVSLKGKNAPDDLKTLHHEAGELLNRLLPHPDADVTAFQGYMDALALPKSDEVQRASRRNAIQAAALSATEAPLSAARDLLAGLELAERAAVLAHQNVVSDVGAGAALLAGALHAELLTVDINLSSLPEEARRAAHTERTQLAAAARTQETQVASLVQTRLTRPG, from the coding sequence ATGCCGCCCTCGACTGACGATCCTGCCCGGAGCCTGTGGGACAGTTCCGCCCGCGAGCTGTTGCAGCGCACCGCCTCGGCAGATCCGACGCCGGGGGGCGGCTCGGTGGCCGCGATCAGCGGGGCGTTCGGGCTGGCCCTGGTCACGATGGCACTGGCTGTCTCGCTGAAGGGAAAGAACGCCCCAGACGACCTGAAGACGCTGCACCACGAGGCAGGCGAGCTGCTGAACCGTCTGCTGCCCCATCCCGACGCCGACGTGACGGCCTTCCAGGGATATATGGACGCGCTGGCACTGCCAAAATCGGACGAAGTTCAGCGAGCAAGTCGGCGCAACGCAATTCAGGCTGCCGCCCTGAGCGCCACCGAAGCTCCCCTGAGCGCCGCCCGCGACCTGCTGGCGGGGCTGGAACTGGCAGAGCGGGCCGCCGTGCTGGCTCATCAGAACGTCGTCTCGGACGTGGGCGCGGGCGCGGCGCTGCTGGCGGGTGCACTCCACGCCGAACTGCTGACGGTGGACATCAATCTGAGCAGCCTGCCCGAAGAGGCTCGCCGCGCCGCACACACAGAGCGCACCCAGCTGGCGGCAGCAGCACGAACACAGGAAACGCAGGTGGCCTCGCTCGTCCAGACCCGGCTGACACGGCCCGGCTGA